TCAGTGTCTTCAATATTCGCCTTTGTACTAAAGCCCGTGGGAGGTATCTTGGGAGACAAGGGGAAAAGTTTTGAGGTAATGATGATAGGGACGGTTCTTGGTGCTGTTGCGGGAGGATTCTATCTCCTCTCATTCTTCATGCGAAGTTTGACTATTTTTGCCATAGGGAGGGCGGTTCATGGTGCTGCATCGGCGTTTTTCTTTCCATCCTCTCTCTCAACCGCCATAAACCTAGCCCCTAAAGGAAGAGTCGGGGAGACCTTGGGGTGGAGAGGAACTATGTTTTCTCTGAGCCAGCTCATTGGTCCAGCTGTAGGAGGACTAGTGGCAGATTACTTCGGATTTCATTCAGCCTTTGTTCTCGCAATCTTGTTTTCTTTAGTGGGCTTCCTATTTGTCTCAAATGCATATAGGGAAGTTAGGGCCAAGATACCGGTCAAAGAAAGCGAGGAAAAGAAGGGTTCTTACAAGGATCTGATTAATCTATCTTTTGTTGGTGCTTCGATTTCGCTGTTCTTTATGGTCTTCGCCTATAGTGGTATGTACACGTTTCTTCCAGCATACTATAAGATCCTTGGATTGGGCACTAGTATCTTTGGAATATATGCGAGTATCATGGGTGGTTTTAGCCTTCTCACAAGGGTTTTTGGTGGGAGGGAAGCGGATAAAAGGGGGCCAATTCCAGTAGCTTCTTCTGGATTGCTCTTAATAACATCTGCCTATGTTATCTTGTTCTTCCACCTTCTGCCTCCTGAAGCCTATATAAGCGCTGTTATTCTGGGAATGGGATTCGGATTGGCTGTTCCTTCTCTTCAAATGCTGGCTTTAGCTAATCTTCCAAAGAATATAAGGGGAATAGGTTCGAGTGTCTATACAATGTTTTTTGATTTGGGCTACCTTTCTGGACCTTTGGCCCTTGGTTATCTGGCGGAAATTGAGGGTTATGAGAAGGTATTCCTTTTCCTCCCTATGCTAACATTTTTATCTCTGTCTAACCTCATATTGCTCAAGGTGTTAGGGAGGAAAAGACCATGAAAATAAGGGCTTCATACGGAACTGCAGTTGTCTTGGGACTTAAGAAGGGAAAAATGTTTGCAAAGCCCACGACGGCGTATTTTATGACCTATTATGAGGGGAGATGCCTGAACAATTGTGCCTTTTGTGTTCAGGCTAGAGAGAGCAGGGCAGATGTAGAAAAGCTTTCGAGAATAACTTGGCCCGCATTTGAGTTGGATGAAGTTGTGGAAAAATTAAAAAGTTCAAAATTTGCGAGAATATGCCTGCAAACTATAGATTATCCGAATTTAGGGGAAGACGTCTCAAAGATTCTAAAAGCTTTTTACCCATTGGGTCTTCCAGTTTCTCTCTCGATAACTCCTGTTGACAAAAAGTCTCTTAGAGAGTTTCAAAGGCTTGGGGTAGATTATATTGGCGTTGGTATAGATGCGGCAAGTGAGAGGGTGTATAACAAGGTGAAAGATTCCATGTACTCCTGGGAGGATATGTGGCGGTTTGTTGATGAGGTTATTGATGTTTTTGGCAAGGGGAAGGCATTTGTCCATTTAATCTTTGGATTGGGCGAGAGCGAAGAAGAGTTTTTACAAGCAGTTCAGAAGGCGTATGATTCAAAGGCTAAGGTTTCAATTTTTGCATTTACCCCAATTAAGGGGACTATACTAGAAAACAAGACCCCTCCAGACCCAAATAGGTACAGATTGATGCAGATTGGGGTTTATTTAATTGAAAACAAGATCGCAAGGGTCGAAGAGTTTAAGTTTGAGAGTGGGAGGCTTGTAGATTTCGGTCTTTCCAAAGAGGAGCTTTTTAAGATTCTCGACGAGAGTGCATTCATGACTCACGGCTGTCCCGGATGTAATCGACCCTATTACAACGAGAAGCCCAGCAAAGAGCCCTATAACTTTCCGGTAAGGCCTGAAAAGAAACAGTTTGAAAGATTATTGGGTAGACTATTCAATGAGTGATTCTATAATTTCCTTGAGTTTTTCTGAGCTTATATCTTTGGCCAAAAGCTGTGCTTCTTTATAATTTCCCTTTGTAAGTGCATCTAATGCCAGTACAAAGGTGTGAAGGTCTCTGTTAGTGGATGTTTGAGGGAGCAAAATCTCCAGTCTACCCTTGAGTAGATCGAATTTATTATTCTTCTTGATTATTGCAAGAACGTTTTTTAGTCTCTCAACTCCAAGTGAAAACATCTCTCCATCTGAAGCATTCAGAAGTGCTCTAATTGAGCATTTTACAGCACCGCTGTAGTTGCCCTCTTCGATAAAAGCCTCGACCAATCCAAAACAGGCTTCAAAATAAATCCATGGATAAGAGTCCTTTGAGAGGTGCATGACCTCGTCGAATTTCCTCTTGGCAGCATCAATTTTTCGTTCGTTTAATGCTCTTTGAGCTTCCCTCAAGATAGATACAATGACTTCTTCTTTCTTTTCCATTGTTTACGCCTCTTTTAAGCTCTTTTTAAAGGCATCCTCAAATTCTTTCCAGACTTCATTCCAGTCTTTTTCTACTCTCCATTTTCGTTTAAAGGAGTTTAGGAGCACCCTTAAATCCCTTTCCAGATAATACTTGGCATCTGGGAAAGCCGTTGTTAAGTATTGGGGCCAGTCTATTATTAGTATATCCCCATCCTTTTTAAGAACTATGTTGTAAAGGCTCATATCAGAATGAATTATTCCAAACTCGACTATCTTTTTGTACTCTTCCAGAACTTTGTCTAATATTTCTGAAGCCTCCTCTTTTGTCAAATCGGTGTCTGCAAGCTCTACAAGCTCAACCCCTTCTATAAATTCCATAACAATCGCATGCCTGTTCCATGCAAGGGGTTTTGGAACTTTGGCTATTGGGCTCAAGAGTTGAAGAGCCTCATACTCTCTTTGAGCAACTAGTCTTGAAATGTAGAGCCATGATATATGTCTTTTGTCAATAAAATCGGGTCTATAGAGCTTTATCCTTGTGAAGCTTGTTCTTCCTATCCGATTAAATTTAACAGCTACTTTCTCTTCATTTGGAGTTATCCCGACATAAACATCCGCCTCTTTCCCTACCCCAATTTGTGTTTGGCTTATTGCCTTAATTATCCCTTTTTGAGCAAATGCCCTTATTGCCAAGGCATCGTATCCATGTATTGTGAGCTGGTAGCCTATGTAGCCTATATCACTTCTTCTCCTCACGAGTCCCCAATTGTCGAGTTTCCCTAGGCGATAAGAGGCAGTTTCAATATCCACTCGGGAAAATTTGGCTATTACCTCGAGGGGCACCCACTCATAATGGCGCATATTAAGCTCTACTCCTCTAAGTATCCTAAAATCGAGATACTTAAGATTTGGATATACTTCGAGTGCAAGAAGTTTACTTACCATGGCTCTCACTCAGCCCTACATCATCTCCTTTTTATATTTAACTCTTCGATAATTTTTTAAACGTTCAGCCTCTCACCTCAAAATATGCAGAGAAAACTCCTCTTACTGCTCTCTCTTGGGTGGATATTCAACTATGCCCACAGAATGGCTATTCCTCCCCTTATCCCACTAATCAAAGAAGAGTTAACCATAACAAACGCTCAGGCCGGGCTTCTCATGACTTCCCTTCTCCTTCCCTATGCCTTGATTCAAGTTCCAGCCGGTTATTTTGGGGACAAACTCGGAAGAAAAAAGCTTGTAGTTATCAGCATTGTTGGTTATTCGTTAGCAAGCTCCTTGATTATTTTCGCCCGGCAATACTGGCATCTTATTGCCATTAGGGCTCTCTATGGGATTTTTGCTGGTCTCTACTACGCTCCAGCAACTGCTCTTATAAGCGAGATTTACAGGGAGAAAAAAGGTTCCGCATTGGGTGTTTTTATGGTTGGACCTCCAATAGGAAGTGCCATTGCTCCAGCAATTGTTATTCCAATAGCCTTGGCCTTAGAGTGGAGGTATTCGTTTTTAGTTCTCTCGCTTATGAGCTTAACAGTTGGACTAGCGCTTATGCTGATAATCAAGGGGGAAGTAAAGCAAGTTGAACGGCCAAAGTTCACGGTGCCTAAGGAGGTGTTCAGCTTAAGTGTTATGAACTTCATAGTATTAGCAGCCTTCTTTGGAATGCTGACTTTCCTTCCAGATTTCTTTGTAAACAAAGGCAGAAGTGTAGAAGAAGCTTCCTTTTACTTCTCTCTCCTCTCGATAGTGGGGATCTTTGGCTCTATTGCTGGAGGAGGTGTGTATGATAGGATTAGAGAAACTAGTCTTTTCTCTGTTCTCGCTCTAAATGCTTTCCTGTCTTTTCTGTTGGTGAAAACAGCATATCCCATGCTGGTTTTGTTGTTGGGCTTGTTTTTCTACTCCGTTGGTCCGATAGTTACCGCTTATACAAGTGAACATGCAAGTGAGGAAAACCTTGGCACAGTGATGGGTTTTGTGAACATGATGGGGTTTTTTGGAGCAACCGCTGGCCCGTATTTTATAGGGCTTTTGATCGATACTGCAGGTTATGAAACAGCGTTTTATTCAATCTCAGCAATGTACCTGCTAAGTTTCCTAATTTTGATGCTTTCAAGGAGAGATATTCGTTAGTACCTATGACTTGTTTCTTTTGGTTACACTTTTCTGTACATCTAAGCTTAAAACCAGTCGTTAGTGCGACTTATCTGAACCTTGATGTTGGTTTCTGTTGTTTAAAGAATATATGAACAAAGTATTTTGGGCGAATTTGCTGTGTTAAACCTTTGGTTGAAAATCTAAGGGTTTAGAAATGCTTTTTTATACACAAAACAAGCTTTCAATGAGGATGAATAAAAATGTTCACTGGGACTATTTGTGTACATCAGTGGGGTGATGGAGTTGAGGTATGTTAAGTTGCCGAAGGAGAATACTTACGAGTTCCTAGAGCGATTAAAAGACTGGGGAACACTTTATGCTCCAGTAAAAATCTCGGAGAAGTTCTACGACTTCAGAGAAGTTGAAGACGTGAGGCAAATAGAATTCAAATATAACAGGACAATAATGCCTCCGAAGAAGTTCTTCTTCCTTCCGAGGGAAAAAATGTTTGAATTCAGCATTTCGAAGGCAGAATACAAGGAGGTTATTGAAAACGTTGAACCCTTTGTAGTTTTCGGGGTTCACGCGTGTGACATCTTTGGTCTTAAGATAATGGACACAATTTACTTGGATGAGCTCCCTGACAAATACTACAAAGTTAGAAGGGAAAAGGGCATAATAATAGGAATTAGCTGTGTTCCAGATGAGTACTGTTTCTGTAATTTGAGGGAGACAGATTTTGCAGACGATGGTTTCGACTTATTCCTCCATGAGCTTCCCGACGGATGGCTCGTGAGGGTTGGCACTCCAACCGGGCACAGGATAGTTGATAAAAACATAAAGCTCTTTGAAGAGGTAACGAGCCAGGATGTATGCAACTTTAGAGAGTTTGAAAACAAAAAGCACCAGATGTTCAAATACCATGAGGATTGGGGGAACCTCAGATATTTGCTTGAGATGGAAATGGAGCATCCAATGTGGGATGAGCAGAGTGAACTCTGTTTAGCATGCGGGAACTGTAACTTAACATGTCCAACGTGTAGATGTTATGAAGTCCAAGATATACCAAATCTTGATGGAGACACGGGCGTTAGGATTAGAAGATGGGATTCATGCCAGTTGAGAAGTCATGGCCTTGTGGCTGGAAACCACAACTTTAGACCAACCAAAAAGAGTCGTTTTATGAACCGTTACCTATGTAAGAACTCCTACAATGAGAAGCTTGGCATAAGCTACTGTGTCGGATGTGGAAGGTGTACATACTTCTGTCCAGCAGAAATAAGCTTCGTGAGGAATTTGAGAACTATTATGGGACTTGAGGATAAGTCATGTCCTCCTGAAGTTGCTGAGGAGATTCCGAAGAGAGGATTTGCATATGGCACTTCTGCCGGAGGTGAGGAGCTATGAGCACTCCTAGCACTGTACCAAAAGATATTATGATGCCAGATGAGAACCCATATGCTCTCCATAAAGCAAAGGTACTCAAAGTTTACAAGCTTACGGACACAGAAAAGCTTTTCCTATTCCGTTTTGAAGATCCAGAGTTAGCTGAAAAGTGGACGTTCAAGCCGGGACAGTTTGTTCAGCTTACTATCCCAGGTGTTGGTGAAGTACCAATCAGCATATGTTCCTCCGCTATGAGAAGAGGTTTCTTTGAACTTTGTATAAGAAAAGCAGGTAGAGTAACAACTGTAGTTCACAAGCTTAAGCCGGGAGATACGGTTTTAGTTAGAGGTCCCTATGGAAACGGCTTCCCTGTAGATGAGTGGGAAGGGATGGATTTACTCCTTATAGCAGCAGGTCTTGGAACTGCTCCCCTTAGGAGCGTCTTCCTTTATGCAATGGACAACAGGTGGAAGTATGGAAACATCACGTTCATAAACACAGCCAGATACGGAAAGGATTTACTCTTTTACAAAGAACTTGAGGCAATGAAAGACTTGGCAGAGGCTGAAAACGTCAAGATAATCCAAAGCGTTACAAGAGATCCTGATTGGCCTGGATTAAAGGGCAGACCTCAGCAATTCATAGTTGAGGCGAACACAAATCCTAAGAATACAGCGGTTGCGGTTTGTGGTCCTCCAAGGATGTATAAGGCTGTCTTTGAGTCTCTCATAAACTATGGATACAGGCCAGAGAACATCTACGTAACCCTTGAAAGAAAAATGAAGTGCGGAATTGGAAAATGTGGGCACTGCAACGTGGGAACAAGCACATCATGGAAGTACATATGTAAAGACGGACCTGTATTTGGCTACTTTGACATAATATCAACCCCCGGACTGCTGGACTGAGGTGGGAGAAATGAGCGAGAAGGTTAGAATTGGATTTTACGCCTTAACTTCATGCTATGGCTGTCAGCTTCAAATGGCCATGATGGATGAGATACTCCATCTCTTGGACAAGGCGGAGATAGAATGCTGGTTCATGGTGGAAAGGGACAGTGATGAGGATAGGGAAGTCGATATAGCCTTCATAGAGGGAAGTGTCTCTACTCAAGAGGAAGTAGAGCTTGTAAAGAAGATTAGGGAAAAGGCTAAGATAGTCGTTGCAGTTGGAGCTTGTGCAACACAAGGTGGAGTGCAGAGCTGGGGTAAGGACAAAGAACTTAGTGAGCTTTGGAAGACTGTTTACGGAGATGCTCATGTTAAATTTGAGCCCAAGATGGCAGAGCCTGTTGAAAAATACATCAAGGTTGACTACAAGCTTTACGGTTGCCCACCAGAGAAGAAGGACTTTCTCTATGCATTGGGCACATTCTTAGTGGGCTCATGGCCTGAGGACATTGATTATCCAGTATGTGTTGAGTGCAGGCTTAGAGGAAACCCCTGTATTCTTATAGAAAAGGGAGAGCCGTGCTTAGGGCCAGTGACAGTTGCTGGGTGTGATGCAAGGTGTCCCGGCTTTAACGTTGCTTGCATTGGGTGCAGAGGAGCTGTAGGCTATGACGTTGCATGGTTTGACTCTCTAGCCTTAGAGTTCAAGAAGAAAGGTCTTACAAAAGAGGAGATTCTTGAGAGAATGAAGATCTTCAACGCCCACAATCCGAAGCTTGAAGAGATGGTTAACAAGATATTTGAGGAGGGAGAATGATGTATATCCCGATTACGGTTGATCATATAGCCCGTGTTGAGGGTAAGGGAGGAATAGAGATAGTTACAAGTGATGAGGGGGTTAAAGAAGTCAAGCTTAACATAATAGAAGGTCCGAGGTTCTTTGAAGCCATTACAATTGGCAAGAAGCTTGAAGAGGCATTGGCGATCTATCCGAGGGTTTGTTCTTTCTGTTCAGCATCTCATAAGCTCACGGCTTTAGAGTCTGCAGAAAAGGCCATAGGTTTTACCCCAAGACCTGAGATTCAAGACTTGAGAGAGCTGCTCTACATGGGAGATACCATAGAAAGCCATGCTCTACACCTTTACCTACTAGTTCTCCCAGATTATCTCGGCTATTCCAATCCACTGGCAATGGTTGACAAATATAAGAGAGAAATCGAATATGCAATGGCACTAAAAAACATTGGTTCAAAGATAATGGATTATCTCGGCTCAAGAGCAATTCATCAAGAAAACGCTGTGCTTGGGGGTTTTGGGAAGCTTCCAACAAAAACCCAGTTTGAAGAGCTCAAGAGAGAACTGAAAGAGGCCCTGCCTTTAGCCGAGTATACAGTGGAGCTCTTCTCAAAGCTTGAGCAATACGAAGAGGTAACCGATGATGAGATGGTTCACATGGCAGTGAAGCCGAGAAACGACGTCTATGGTATATACGGAGACTACATCAAAGTAAGTGATGGGTTTGAGTTTCCGGTTGAGGACTACAAAAAACACATAGTTGAAAAAGTAGTTGAACACAGCTTTGCAAAGCACAGCTTTTACAAAGGGAGGCCCTTTATGGTCGGTGCAATCTCGAGAATAGTTAACAACGCTGACCTTCTATATGGCAAGGCAAAGGAGCTCTATACTCAATACAAAGACCTACTAAGATACAACAACTGTTTTGCAAACAATTTCGCCCAAGCAATTGAGCTAGTATACTTCATAGAGAGGGCAATAGACATAATTGATGACACCCTTGCAAAGTGGCCGGTAAAAGAGAGGGATGAGGTAGAGCTAAAAGACGGCTTTGGAGTGAGCATAACCGAGGCTCCAAGAGGTTTACTCGTCTACGCTCTTGAAGTCAAGGATGGAAGAGTTAACTATGCGGACATCATAACACCAACCGCAATGAACCTTGCAATTATGGAACGCCATGTTAGAATGATGGCTGAGAATCACTGGCAAGATGACCCAGAGAGGCTCAAGCTTCTTGCAGAGATGACGGTTAGGGCATATGATCCATGTATCTCGTGTTCTGTTCACGTAGTTAGGCTTTAGTTTTTTTTAACTTCCCTTCTAATTTTTGTTGGTGAGAATATGAGCACGTTGATCCTTGCCCTTGGAAACGAGCTTATGAAAGATGATGGTGTGGGGTTGAAGGTTGGTAGAATTCTGGCAGAGAGGGGCTACAACGTTCTTGAGATAGGAACAGATATATTCAAGCTTCAACGCTATTATAATGGCGAAGAAAGAATAATAATCATCGATGCTATACTCACCGATAAATACAAACCCGGAGAAATGATCCATCTAAAGGGAGAAGAAGTTTTTGAAAAGCTTAAGGCTGAAATAAGGAGTGCACATTTTATGGGGGCTATCGATGGACTCAAGCTTTTGATGGCTCTTGATGAACGGCTAGCTAAAGCAGAGATTCATTTCGTTGGGGTTGTGGCTAAAGAGATTGAATTGGGGACTGAACTCAGTGAAGAGGTTAAAAGCAATATTCATAATATTATAAATGCTATAGAGAATATTGCGAAATAATCTTTGCAAAAATTTTTCACACTTTTGAAGGTTCAGAAGGGTGGAATGGTTCGAAAGCCTTTTAAATACTTTCTTTTTACCCCACTACAGCTTTAGGGTATAGAAATGTAAAGGCTGACTGAAATGGCATGGCATATCTTCATTCCAGATTCACTCCTCGAAGAGACCTCTGACCCAAAGATAAGGACTTATAAAGTTGGACAGATCGGCAGGGCGGCAGCGATCTTTGGCGTTGAGCACATATGGATTTACAAAGCAGGAGGAAAAGACGGGAAATTCATTAAGCTAATCCTCGAATACATGGAAACACCCCAGTATTTGCGGAAGAGCTTAATACCACTTACAAAGGAGCTCAGGTACGTGGGTGTTTTGCCACCTCTGAGAACTCCCCACCATAAGCTCAAAGGAAGACCCAAGCTCGGTGAAATCAGGGAGGGCATTGTAATCAGAAAAGGCAAGAGGCTTTACGCGGATATTGGCCTTGATGAGCTTGCCCTCGTTGAGGGAAGTGGAGAAGGAAGAATGACGTTCAAAATCGTGTCTCTGAAGCCGCTCAAGGTAGTGCCCTCAAAACCCGAGGAGTATTGGGGATATCGAGTGCATCTCACCAGAAAGTCTTTGGCAAAAACACTTAAAAAGGCAAAACTCAACCTTGCAATCGCGACCTCACGAAAGGGTGAGGATGTGAGAAAAGTGAACCTTCCCCCGTTGGAAGGGGAAGTGGGATTCGTGTTTGGATCTCCCCGGAAGGGAATAATGGAGATCCTGAGAGACTTCAATGAGGATTATCCCTTTGATCTAATCCTCAATACGATTCCAAATCAAAAGACAAAAACCGTTAGAACGGAGGAAGCCGTGTTGGCGACATTGGCGATATTTAATTTCATAAGGAGGGATTGAAATGGGAAAAATTAGCAGACCAAGAAGAGGTTCATTGGCATATTCCCCAAGAAAAAGAGCCAAGAGCATAGTCCCAAGAATTAGAAACTGGCCACAGGAGCAAGAGGTTAGAATGCTCGGATTTGCAGGATACAAAGCTGGAATGACCCATGTGCTTATGATAGACGATGCTCCAGGGCTTACGAAGGGTAAGGAGATCTTCGTGCCAGTAACGATAGTTGAAGCTCCGCCCTTAATCGTCTATGGGGTTAGAGCTTACAAGCAGGGTTACCTTGGACTTGAAACTGCAACTGAGGTCATAGTTCCGGATTTCAAGCTCGAGAATTACCCATCAAAGAAAGCAAAGAACGTAACATTCTACAAGCTTCTTGAGAGAAGGATTAAGACTCTTCCAAAGAACTACAACGAAGAGACCTTCCAGCAAAAACTTGGAGAGCTTGAGGACCTTGTTAAGTCCGGGGAAATAGTTGAAGTTAGGGCTCTTGTGGCAACTCAGCCATGGCTCGCGAGGATAAAGAAGAAGCCTGAGGTTATGGAGTACGCTGTTGGTGGAACAAGCGTTGAAGAGAAGTTTGCCTACATCAAAGAGAAGCTTGGAAACGAACTCAGAGCAAGTGAAGTTCTCAAAGAGGGAGAGCTTCTTGACATAGTAGCCGTCACAAAGGGCAAGGGTACCCAGGGCCCAGTTAAGAGATGGGGCATCAAGATACAGTTCCACAAGGCTCAAAGAGCCGGAAAGGCAAGACACGTTGGTAACCTTGGTCCATGGCACCCAGCTAGGGTTATGTGGACGGTTCCACAAGCTGGACAGATGGGTTTCCACCACAGAACTGAATTCAACAAGAGGCTCTTGAGAATAGGGGAAAACGGAAAACTAAAGCTCAATGGAGAGGAAATCGAGATCACTCCAAAGGGAGGGTTCCCACACTATGGAATAGTGAGAAACGACTTCCTTATGATAGCTGGAACCATACCTGGAGCAATTAAAAGAATAATCAGAGTAAGACCGGCAATAAGACCTCCAGCAAAGAAGCCACCTGTTGAGGCTCCACAAATAACATACGTTAGTAGGGAATCAAAGCAATGAGGTGAGGGTTTATGAAAGTTAAGGTATTTTCACTCGATGGCGAGCCAATTGAAGAAATTGAACTTCCAAAAGTATTCCAAACACCTTTCAGACCAGATCTCATTAGGAGAGCTGTCATCGCTTCATGGACCCACCGCATACAACCACAAGGGAGAGATCCCCTTGCGGGTAAGAGGAGGGTTACTGAGAACATCGGAAAAGGTCACGGTATGGCAAGGGTTGAGAGGATAAAGACCTCCCCAAGGTTTGCAGCGTTTGTTCCGTTTGCCAGAGGTGGTAGAAGAACTCACCCACCAAAAGTAGAGAAGATAATATGGGAAGACATCAACAAGAAGGAAAGAAGACTTGCCTTGATGAGTGCCATAGCTGCCACTGCAAACTACGATTTAGTTAAAGCGAGAGGCCACATAATTGATAACCTGCCTCAAGTTCCCCTTGTGGTGGAAGATGAGCTCGAAAAGGTCTACAAGACAGCAAAAACTAGGGAGATCTTCAAGAAGCTCGGTGTCTGGGAGGATATTGAGAGGGCAAAGAAAAACACCAAAGTGAGGGCTGGAAAGGGCAAGATGAGAGGCAGAAGGTACAAAAAGGCAAAAGGTCCACTTATTGTGGTTGCCAAAAACGAGGGAATAATCCAGGGAGCAAGAAACCACCCAGGTGTTGACGTAGTTTTAGTGGACAATTTGGGTGTAGAGCTGTTAGCCCCAGGTGCACATCCCGGAAGACTCACAATATGGACGAAGGGAGCAATAGAGAGATTAAGGGAGATTTATGGGTGATGAGTGATGGATCCATATAAAGTTATTATACGACCTGTAGTCACAGAAAAGGCAATCTCCATGGTTGAGAGGGAAAACAAGCTCACCTTTATAGTCGATAGAAGGGCTACAAAGCAAGATATAAAGAGGGCTGTCGAGGAAATATACAACGTCAAAGTTGAGAAAGTCAATACACTCATAACAATGAAAGGTGAAAAGAAGGCTTACGTGAAATTGAAGCCTGAATATAGCGCAAGTGAGGTTGCTGCTAGAATAGGATTGTTCTGAGGTGAGTGAGAATGGGTAAGAGTTTGATTCAACAGAGGAGAGGAAAAGGAACAACAACCTTCAGAGCACCGTCTCACAGATATAGGGGTGCTGTTAAGTACATCCCCTTGAATTTCACCCAAGAAAAGACCCTCGCTGGTAGGGTAGTTGAGATACTCCACGACCCCGGAAGAACCGCACCGGTTGCCAAGGTTAAGTTTGAGAACGGTCTTGAGAAGCTCATCCTTGCCCCAGAGGGGCTTTTGGTGGATCAAGAGGTTTACATCGGACCTGAAGCTCCGATAGCAATTGGAAACACACTTCCACTTGCAAAGATTCCAGAGGGTACATACGTTTACAACATTGAAGGTTCTCCGGGCGATGGTGGAAAGTATGTGAGAGCCGGAGGAAGTTATGCTCTAGTTGTTTCAAAAGAGAAGAACAGAGTAATTGTTCAATTGCCAAGTGGTGAACTTAAGGCATTCAATCCAATGTGCAGGGCCACAATTGGTGTAGTTGCC
This region of Thermococcus alcaliphilus genomic DNA includes:
- the rpl4p gene encoding 50S ribosomal protein L4, which gives rise to MKVKVFSLDGEPIEEIELPKVFQTPFRPDLIRRAVIASWTHRIQPQGRDPLAGKRRVTENIGKGHGMARVERIKTSPRFAAFVPFARGGRRTHPPKVEKIIWEDINKKERRLALMSAIAATANYDLVKARGHIIDNLPQVPLVVEDELEKVYKTAKTREIFKKLGVWEDIERAKKNTKVRAGKGKMRGRRYKKAKGPLIVVAKNEGIIQGARNHPGVDVVLVDNLGVELLAPGAHPGRLTIWTKGAIERLREIYG
- a CDS encoding 50S ribosomal protein L2, with protein sequence MGKSLIQQRRGKGTTTFRAPSHRYRGAVKYIPLNFTQEKTLAGRVVEILHDPGRTAPVAKVKFENGLEKLILAPEGLLVDQEVYIGPEAPIAIGNTLPLAKIPEGTYVYNIEGSPGDGGKYVRAGGSYALVVSKEKNRVIVQLPSGELKAFNPMCRATIGVVAGGGRLEKPIVKAGKAYYIMKARNRFWPKPRGVKMNAVNHPHGGKEHHIGKPSTVSRRAPPGRKVGHIAARRTGRRK
- the hydA gene encoding NADPH-dependent hydrogenase/sulfhydrogenase 1 subunit alpha, producing MYIPITVDHIARVEGKGGIEIVTSDEGVKEVKLNIIEGPRFFEAITIGKKLEEALAIYPRVCSFCSASHKLTALESAEKAIGFTPRPEIQDLRELLYMGDTIESHALHLYLLVLPDYLGYSNPLAMVDKYKREIEYAMALKNIGSKIMDYLGSRAIHQENAVLGGFGKLPTKTQFEELKRELKEALPLAEYTVELFSKLEQYEEVTDDEMVHMAVKPRNDVYGIYGDYIKVSDGFEFPVEDYKKHIVEKVVEHSFAKHSFYKGRPFMVGAISRIVNNADLLYGKAKELYTQYKDLLRYNNCFANNFAQAIELVYFIERAIDIIDDTLAKWPVKERDEVELKDGFGVSITEAPRGLLVYALEVKDGRVNYADIITPTAMNLAIMERHVRMMAENHWQDDPERLKLLAEMTVRAYDPCISCSVHVVRL
- a CDS encoding 50S ribosomal protein L23 — translated: MDPYKVIIRPVVTEKAISMVERENKLTFIVDRRATKQDIKRAVEEIYNVKVEKVNTLITMKGEKKAYVKLKPEYSASEVAARIGLF
- a CDS encoding putative RNA uridine N3 methyltransferase — encoded protein: MAWHIFIPDSLLEETSDPKIRTYKVGQIGRAAAIFGVEHIWIYKAGGKDGKFIKLILEYMETPQYLRKSLIPLTKELRYVGVLPPLRTPHHKLKGRPKLGEIREGIVIRKGKRLYADIGLDELALVEGSGEGRMTFKIVSLKPLKVVPSKPEEYWGYRVHLTRKSLAKTLKKAKLNLAIATSRKGEDVRKVNLPPLEGEVGFVFGSPRKGIMEILRDFNEDYPFDLILNTIPNQKTKTVRTEEAVLATLAIFNFIRRD
- a CDS encoding 50S ribosomal protein L3, yielding MGKISRPRRGSLAYSPRKRAKSIVPRIRNWPQEQEVRMLGFAGYKAGMTHVLMIDDAPGLTKGKEIFVPVTIVEAPPLIVYGVRAYKQGYLGLETATEVIVPDFKLENYPSKKAKNVTFYKLLERRIKTLPKNYNEETFQQKLGELEDLVKSGEIVEVRALVATQPWLARIKKKPEVMEYAVGGTSVEEKFAYIKEKLGNELRASEVLKEGELLDIVAVTKGKGTQGPVKRWGIKIQFHKAQRAGKARHVGNLGPWHPARVMWTVPQAGQMGFHHRTEFNKRLLRIGENGKLKLNGEEIEITPKGGFPHYGIVRNDFLMIAGTIPGAIKRIIRVRPAIRPPAKKPPVEAPQITYVSRESKQ
- a CDS encoding hydrogenase maturation protease; amino-acid sequence: MSTLILALGNELMKDDGVGLKVGRILAERGYNVLEIGTDIFKLQRYYNGEERIIIIDAILTDKYKPGEMIHLKGEEVFEKLKAEIRSAHFMGAIDGLKLLMALDERLAKAEIHFVGVVAKEIELGTELSEEVKSNIHNIINAIENIAK